The Spartinivicinus poritis genome has a window encoding:
- a CDS encoding HDOD domain-containing protein, translated as MATALEFAQKAGELFTLPDIVIRLQDLIESDNATVDDISEVVMLDPALTAKILKLANSPLYNFSAQIDTVSRAISVIGMAELFNLALATSAVSSVSENVKGVDIDYFWQVGVHCGLIGRELASACKVRKKEKLFVAGLLHDIGQLVALDNNAELTQQVLEHASGEIPWKKQQEVFGFSWAECGAELLKLWKLPEDLWVPVAEQHALATKGNKEQDLFSAIIHIASRAANQTLMATLPEEKQFDYTATIADNAWQTTGLQEEQLAEAVGFAQMEAINVISIICPASAAVI; from the coding sequence ATGGCCACTGCGCTGGAATTTGCACAGAAAGCAGGTGAACTATTTACATTACCTGATATTGTGATTCGTCTTCAAGACTTGATTGAAAGCGACAATGCCACTGTAGATGATATTTCTGAAGTAGTAATGTTAGATCCTGCGCTTACGGCTAAAATTTTAAAATTAGCTAATAGCCCGTTATATAATTTTTCTGCACAAATTGACACAGTTTCTCGTGCTATTTCAGTTATCGGAATGGCAGAACTATTCAACCTAGCCTTAGCTACCTCTGCAGTATCCTCAGTTTCAGAGAATGTAAAAGGCGTTGATATAGATTACTTCTGGCAAGTAGGGGTTCACTGTGGCTTGATTGGTAGAGAACTTGCCTCTGCCTGTAAAGTTAGAAAAAAAGAGAAGTTGTTTGTTGCTGGGCTGCTGCACGATATTGGGCAATTAGTCGCTTTAGATAATAATGCTGAACTTACCCAACAGGTATTGGAACATGCCTCTGGTGAAATTCCATGGAAAAAACAGCAAGAAGTGTTTGGCTTTAGTTGGGCTGAGTGCGGAGCAGAGCTTCTTAAGTTGTGGAAGCTTCCAGAAGACTTGTGGGTGCCTGTTGCTGAACAGCATGCATTAGCAACAAAGGGTAATAAAGAACAGGACTTATTTTCTGCAATCATTCATATTGCCAGTAGAGCAGCTAATCAAACACTGATGGCAACATTACCAGAAGAAAAACAATTTGATTATACTGCAACTATCGCAGATAACGCTTGGCAAACGACAGGCTTACAAGAAGAGCAGTTAGCTGAGGCTGTAGGGTTTGCTCAAATGGAAGCCATAAATGTGATTAGTATTATCTGCCCAGCCAGTGCTGCGGTAATTTAG
- a CDS encoding VWA domain-containing protein, producing the protein MIELQSGGNLKIDCSQINISITWDHPSVSKDDIDTSAFLLNEQGKVRSDGDFIFYNQPTSVDNCIKLSTGTNKQSYTVDLDNIPADVHKIAFAIVIHSNGNFGSATSIRLNLEGTAHYQPSTQGMEEKALIMGQLYRHQGNWKFKALGQGYNGGLAPLATGYGVDIAEKPPADAETATPNQPIQSSTETIVTSVSSPKSIDLEKKLQAKAPRLINLAKPIKVCLEKKQLTDTRARVAFVLDASGSMTNQFKNGNVQAVLDRITTLAVQFDDDEALELWAFADKFKKYADVSLDNLDDYIEKLTKKNKKKRFFSSIISEIIEDLGFGNNEPPVISDIIESYQHSNLPAYIIFITDGGIYKDKAIEKLIKQASSYPIFWQFVGLGGSNYGVLERLDDLTGRTIDNADFFPIDDFKKVQDQELYERLLNEFPGWLREAQRIGILN; encoded by the coding sequence ATGATAGAACTTCAATCTGGCGGTAATCTAAAGATAGATTGTAGCCAAATAAATATCAGTATTACCTGGGATCATCCTTCAGTCAGCAAGGATGATATAGACACCTCAGCATTTTTGCTAAATGAGCAAGGAAAAGTTAGGTCAGATGGCGATTTTATTTTCTATAACCAGCCAACCTCGGTGGATAACTGCATAAAACTTTCAACAGGTACAAATAAGCAGTCTTATACTGTCGACTTGGATAATATTCCAGCTGATGTACATAAAATAGCCTTTGCGATTGTTATCCATTCTAATGGAAACTTTGGCTCTGCAACAAGTATTCGACTAAATCTAGAAGGAACTGCCCACTATCAACCTAGCACCCAAGGTATGGAAGAAAAAGCTCTAATTATGGGACAGTTGTATCGTCACCAAGGCAACTGGAAATTTAAAGCACTCGGTCAAGGTTACAACGGAGGGCTAGCCCCCTTGGCAACAGGATATGGAGTAGACATTGCCGAAAAACCACCTGCTGATGCAGAAACTGCTACTCCTAACCAACCCATCCAATCAAGTACGGAAACCATTGTTACATCAGTCAGTAGCCCAAAGTCCATTGATCTAGAAAAAAAACTACAAGCAAAAGCCCCCAGACTAATTAATCTAGCCAAACCAATTAAAGTCTGCTTAGAGAAAAAGCAGCTTACTGATACCAGGGCTAGAGTGGCTTTTGTTTTAGATGCATCAGGTTCCATGACTAACCAGTTTAAGAATGGAAACGTACAAGCTGTTCTAGATCGAATTACAACACTTGCAGTTCAATTTGACGATGATGAAGCATTAGAGCTATGGGCTTTTGCTGATAAATTTAAAAAATATGCTGATGTATCACTTGATAATTTAGATGACTATATAGAGAAACTTACCAAGAAAAACAAGAAAAAAAGATTCTTCTCTTCCATCATTTCTGAAATTATTGAAGACTTAGGCTTTGGCAATAATGAACCTCCTGTGATCAGCGATATAATAGAAAGCTATCAACACTCAAATTTACCGGCTTATATTATCTTTATTACTGATGGAGGTATCTATAAAGATAAAGCAATAGAGAAGCTTATCAAACAAGCCTCAAGTTACCCCATTTTTTGGCAATTCGTTGGGTTGGGAGGCTCCAACTATGGAGTACTAGAAAGGCTGGATGATTTAACTGGGCGTACTATTGACAATGCTGATTTCTTTCCTATTGACGACTTCAAAAAAGTTCAAGATCAAGAACTCTATGAACGTTTATTAAATGAGTTTCCTGGCTGGTTACGCGAGGCTCAAAGAATAGGTATCCTCAATTGA
- a CDS encoding NF038104 family lipoprotein translates to MISKKSVTNILALILVTTLLNGCVSTIIGTAVDATIEVAKVPFKVGGAVVDVMSDDEDEDDDD, encoded by the coding sequence ATGATATCTAAAAAATCAGTTACCAATATATTGGCTTTAATTTTAGTAACTACTCTATTGAATGGTTGTGTGAGTACTATTATAGGTACTGCAGTTGATGCCACGATTGAAGTTGCTAAGGTTCCATTCAAAGTTGGTGGGGCTGTAGTTGATGTTATGAGTGATGATGAAGACGAAGATGATGATGATTAA
- a CDS encoding LysR family transcriptional regulator: MFSMKPLHEINLNLLVCLHALYEERNVTRAAHRLNMTQSNVSKSLSQLRRIMHDHLLYREDNTLKLTPLSIAIRDKVAFIVQNAQDVFSAGLRGSSLAKQRFTLAASDVSVRYVFPKLMPRFIEEAPDALISLSPWHEYNPESLVQGKVDLALCVFEEETNGLICEKLGTTDLSCIVRKEHPATDGQMQLEDYLSYRHIANTGNANYWRIIDKALAERGLQRNIVLEMPLVISVTEVVEQSDLVLTLPTPLCRLISDNQDLCMIDCPVKTLLDYGLMWHPRMDKDPDHIWFRNLIRDVTFETPEFVKSLVA; encoded by the coding sequence ATGTTTAGCATGAAGCCACTGCATGAAATTAATTTAAATTTATTGGTTTGCCTACACGCCTTATATGAAGAGCGCAATGTAACACGTGCTGCGCATCGACTGAATATGACGCAATCTAATGTGAGTAAGTCTTTATCGCAATTACGTCGTATTATGCATGACCACTTACTTTATCGAGAAGACAACACACTTAAGTTAACGCCGTTATCTATTGCCATAAGAGATAAAGTAGCTTTTATTGTTCAAAATGCCCAGGATGTATTTTCGGCTGGCCTACGTGGTAGCTCTCTTGCTAAACAGCGATTTACGCTTGCAGCCAGTGACGTAAGTGTACGCTATGTGTTTCCTAAACTGATGCCACGCTTTATCGAAGAAGCACCCGACGCTTTAATTTCCCTTAGCCCCTGGCACGAGTATAACCCCGAAAGCCTGGTTCAAGGTAAAGTTGACTTAGCTTTATGTGTATTTGAGGAGGAAACCAACGGCCTAATTTGTGAGAAGCTGGGTACCACCGACTTAAGCTGCATTGTTAGAAAAGAACACCCTGCTACTGATGGGCAAATGCAGCTGGAAGATTATCTCAGCTACCGGCACATCGCTAATACTGGCAATGCTAACTATTGGCGTATTATTGATAAAGCCCTGGCAGAAAGAGGTTTACAACGGAATATCGTGTTAGAAATGCCTTTAGTGATCTCAGTGACTGAAGTAGTAGAGCAAAGTGATTTAGTTCTAACCTTGCCCACTCCACTTTGTCGATTAATTAGTGATAATCAAGATCTCTGTATGATTGACTGTCCAGTAAAAACCTTGCTGGATTATGGATTGATGTGGCACCCACGGATGGACAAAGACCCGGATCATATTTGGTTTCGTAACTTAATTAGAGATGTGACTTTTGAAACACCTGAGTTTGTTAAAAGCCTGGTGGCTTAA
- a CDS encoding pentapeptide repeat-containing protein: MLQPKPIQHPLYDLLQDEKVKEFNKKRAAGETCDFSGGHFRGLDLRGINADGLNFSGAYFRAADLRGVDLSKANIEGASFADAKISGVYFPKQVSPEEIRLSVDKGTRVRYR, translated from the coding sequence ATGTTACAACCCAAACCAATACAGCATCCTTTGTATGACCTGCTACAGGATGAAAAGGTCAAGGAGTTTAATAAAAAACGAGCTGCAGGTGAAACATGCGACTTCTCAGGTGGACACTTTCGAGGACTTGACTTGAGAGGCATAAATGCTGATGGCCTCAATTTTTCAGGCGCTTACTTTCGTGCTGCAGATCTAAGAGGAGTTGACCTTTCCAAGGCCAATATAGAGGGCGCCAGCTTTGCTGATGCCAAAATATCAGGTGTGTACTTTCCCAAACAAGTAAGCCCAGAAGAAATTCGTCTATCTGTCGATAAAGGCACTCGCGTGAGGTATCGCTAA
- a CDS encoding substrate-binding domain-containing protein has translation MPIKTPHKLIQVLLVSLLCSFVNFGYAKEVITITGSTTVAPIVKASESQFTNQTGVSIIIRAKGSSAGIEAVAKGEANIGMASRPLKQSELQQWPQLKAITLAEDAIVLIVNSKNPITNLTRQQVNELYSGKYNNWDQLNKELNFNLLKNQHIQLISKKEGHGSLSAFIKLFGLSKPSVKGRKMYFKSADASQFNSLGASQVDTAKQAMTLVARLKNSIAYESLGTLETLKADPLYTQIKMLSIDDIKPTVASVTLGEYLIKRSLLLIIDQNKNNPHVTQYLQYMSSPEGKEHIKAYGYIAK, from the coding sequence ATGCCTATTAAAACACCACACAAACTTATCCAAGTCTTGCTGGTGAGCCTACTATGCAGCTTTGTCAATTTTGGCTATGCAAAAGAGGTTATTACCATTACCGGGTCAACCACAGTAGCTCCCATAGTCAAAGCCAGTGAGAGTCAATTTACAAACCAAACAGGAGTTTCAATAATTATCCGCGCGAAAGGATCAAGCGCAGGTATTGAAGCCGTTGCTAAAGGTGAAGCCAATATAGGAATGGCTTCACGCCCCCTAAAACAATCAGAGCTACAGCAATGGCCACAACTTAAGGCAATCACACTTGCAGAAGATGCCATTGTCTTAATCGTTAACAGCAAAAATCCAATAACAAACTTAACAAGACAACAAGTAAACGAACTTTACTCTGGGAAATACAATAACTGGGATCAGTTAAATAAAGAGTTAAATTTTAACTTACTAAAAAACCAACACATTCAACTTATTTCTAAAAAAGAAGGCCATGGCTCGCTTAGCGCCTTCATAAAATTATTTGGATTGAGCAAACCGAGTGTCAAAGGGCGTAAAATGTATTTTAAGTCAGCGGATGCCAGTCAATTCAACTCACTAGGGGCTTCACAAGTAGATACGGCTAAACAAGCGATGACATTGGTAGCAAGACTCAAAAATTCAATCGCTTATGAGTCATTAGGCACGTTAGAAACCTTAAAAGCAGACCCTCTGTATACTCAAATAAAAATGTTAAGTATTGATGATATTAAGCCAACTGTTGCCTCTGTCACCTTAGGTGAATACCTGATAAAAAGGTCTCTATTACTAATAATTGATCAGAATAAAAACAACCCACATGTAACACAGTATCTTCAATATATGTCCTCTCCCGAGGGTAAAGAACACATAAAAGCCTATGGGTATATAGCCAAATGA